One Peribacillus simplex NBRC 15720 = DSM 1321 genomic region harbors:
- the tagD gene encoding glycerol-3-phosphate cytidylyltransferase yields the protein MKKVITYGTFDLLHWGHINLLKRAKDLGDYLIVAISTDEFNALKDKKAYHSFENRKMILESIRYVDEVIPEDKWEQKKEDIVREGVDIFVMGDDWKGQFDELSEVCEVVYLPRTIGISTSQIKDDLLQVTNG from the coding sequence ATGAAGAAAGTAATCACTTACGGAACCTTTGATTTACTTCATTGGGGTCATATCAATCTATTAAAACGCGCTAAAGATTTAGGGGATTATCTGATCGTTGCTATTTCCACGGATGAATTCAATGCTTTAAAAGACAAAAAAGCTTATCATAGCTTTGAAAACAGAAAAATGATCCTTGAATCAATTCGCTATGTGGATGAAGTTATACCTGAAGACAAATGGGAACAAAAGAAGGAAGACATCGTTCGTGAGGGTGTAGATATCTTTGTAATGGGTGATGACTGGAAAGGCCAATTCGATGAATTATCCGAAGTTTGTGAAGTGGTCTACCTTCCAAGAACAATCGGCATTTCGACTTCCCAAATTAAAGATGACCTTTTACAAGTTACTAATGGCTAA
- a CDS encoding LCP family protein, which produces MRSEHKKKKKKRKAFKIISFTLLILFIGAGVYGASVYKSLAGAVNTMQGTAHKTDKRVEDIKFKSKDPFSLLILGVDERENDSGRSDTMIVMTVNPKKESIELLSLPRDTRTEIIGKGINDKMNHAYAYGGVAMSINTVEAYLDIPIDYYVKMNMEGFQDIVNAVGGVTVDNDMDLAYKGYTFNKGTIDLDGKEALIYSRIRKEDPRGDYGRQMRQRQVIQAVMKKGSSLSTLTNYDDIFEALGKNVETNLSFNEMLSIQNNYKSSLKNIEQYTLEGDNQRVNGVWYNIVPENTKLEAQNRVKAHLGL; this is translated from the coding sequence ATGAGATCCGAACATAAAAAAAAGAAAAAGAAACGCAAAGCGTTTAAAATAATCAGCTTCACCCTTCTTATCCTTTTCATTGGCGCAGGTGTTTATGGCGCTTCAGTTTATAAATCATTAGCCGGTGCGGTTAACACTATGCAGGGTACAGCCCATAAAACGGATAAGCGAGTAGAGGACATCAAGTTTAAAAGCAAAGATCCATTTTCATTACTAATTCTTGGTGTGGATGAAAGAGAAAATGACTCAGGTCGATCAGATACGATGATTGTCATGACGGTTAATCCTAAAAAAGAATCGATTGAGTTATTGAGTTTACCGAGAGATACGCGTACAGAGATCATCGGTAAAGGTATAAATGATAAAATGAACCATGCCTATGCATATGGCGGAGTTGCCATGTCGATAAATACAGTGGAAGCCTATTTGGATATTCCAATTGATTATTACGTCAAAATGAATATGGAAGGCTTTCAGGATATTGTGAACGCAGTTGGCGGTGTCACAGTCGATAATGATATGGACCTTGCCTATAAAGGATATACCTTTAACAAAGGCACGATCGACTTAGATGGTAAAGAGGCATTGATTTATTCCCGAATTCGTAAAGAAGATCCCCGCGGGGATTATGGACGGCAAATGCGGCAACGCCAGGTTATCCAAGCTGTCATGAAAAAAGGGTCAAGCCTATCAACACTTACCAATTATGACGATATATTCGAAGCTCTAGGTAAAAACGTGGAAACCAATTTAAGTTTCAATGAAATGTTGAGTATCCAAAATAACTACAAATCATCCCTCAAAAATATTGAACAATATACACTTGAAGGTGACAATCAACGGGTAAATGGCGTTTGGTACAACATCGTTCCAGAAAATACAAAGCTTGAAGCCCAAAATCGTGTGAAAGCACATCTGGGATTATAA
- the secA gene encoding preprotein translocase subunit SecA → MLSSMKKFFNESSKDLKRIYKLVEDVNRLEGKYERYSDQELCGMKDRFKSLLDAGDDILDIQAEAFAVVREASKRVLNLRHHDVQLAGGFVLSEGGIAQMNTGEGKTLVSTLPSYLHALYGNGVHIITANEYLARRDKELMGQVHEFLGLTVGLNISPMGPSAKREAYAADITYGTATEFGFDYLRDNMAYRREEKVQRGHQFAIVDEIDSILIDEARTPLIIAGRASDGTELHQITAQIMKSFIENDDYEIFVESKSAFFTDQGASKIEGAFGIDNLYGMEHQVLLHNVTQALKAHAIMKLDVDYILIDGKIAIIDKFTGRVMEGRSFSDGLHQAIEEKEGLEISEENETQAMITIQNYFRLYHSMSGMTGSAMPSKAEFQEIYQLPVIEIPTNKPIIRVDEVDLIYKDETSKISKIVTEVKRIHDGGRPILIGTTSIEQSEKISVQLEKGKIKHQILNAKTEEDEAEIIANAGQKSQVMLATNMAGRGTDIILGNDVKELGGLHIIGTERHESHRIDMQLRGRSGRQGDPGSTQFIISLEDDLFDYYDEEEIERYIKKIKTDENGLVLGPAPDKFVKRVQETVEQMHQSSRYHLLKLEHALNEQSKIIYAMRDRILDMEPGRMSTILLEYIEKYITRLTAKYFPEHIVEPDPSAFIEELSLVFMTLGWQASDLQDLEGHIVEGNALDALGELESRLVIFQDDVEWGNQLRAFMLQHIDTSWMNHLDEMNSVKEGIGLSGYGQQDPYTVFERIALNQFNLLLSKIESEISIRFMEYMKSNQEDAAALEGEER, encoded by the coding sequence ATGCTATCCAGTATGAAAAAGTTCTTCAATGAAAGCTCAAAAGACTTAAAGAGAATTTATAAGTTGGTAGAAGATGTGAATCGGCTAGAGGGTAAATATGAAAGATATTCAGATCAAGAATTATGCGGGATGAAGGATAGATTTAAAAGCTTATTGGATGCAGGCGATGATATATTGGATATACAAGCCGAAGCTTTTGCGGTCGTGCGCGAGGCTTCTAAACGAGTGTTGAATCTTAGGCACCATGATGTTCAGCTTGCAGGCGGTTTTGTCCTGAGTGAAGGGGGCATTGCACAAATGAATACGGGCGAGGGGAAGACGCTTGTCTCTACTTTGCCTAGCTATTTACATGCACTGTACGGGAATGGTGTCCATATTATAACGGCCAATGAATATTTGGCCAGACGTGATAAAGAGTTAATGGGACAAGTTCATGAATTTCTAGGATTGACGGTTGGTTTGAACATTTCCCCAATGGGGCCTTCCGCAAAACGTGAAGCTTATGCTGCAGATATCACGTATGGGACGGCAACAGAGTTCGGTTTTGATTATTTGCGTGATAATATGGCTTACCGAAGAGAAGAAAAGGTTCAAAGAGGACACCAATTTGCCATTGTCGATGAGATTGACAGCATCTTGATTGATGAAGCGAGGACACCATTAATCATTGCTGGCAGGGCAAGCGACGGTACCGAGCTTCACCAGATCACGGCACAAATCATGAAGTCATTTATAGAAAATGATGATTACGAGATTTTCGTCGAGTCAAAGTCTGCCTTTTTCACGGATCAAGGGGCGTCCAAGATTGAAGGGGCCTTTGGTATCGACAATCTGTATGGAATGGAACATCAAGTGTTATTACATAATGTTACACAGGCGTTAAAAGCCCATGCAATCATGAAATTGGATGTGGACTACATTCTCATCGATGGAAAGATTGCAATCATCGATAAATTCACAGGCAGGGTGATGGAAGGGCGAAGCTTCAGTGATGGGCTTCATCAAGCGATTGAGGAAAAAGAGGGCTTGGAGATTTCGGAAGAGAATGAAACACAGGCTATGATTACCATCCAAAATTATTTTCGATTATATCATTCAATGTCTGGGATGACAGGCAGTGCCATGCCATCAAAGGCTGAATTCCAGGAAATATATCAGCTCCCTGTCATTGAAATTCCAACTAATAAGCCTATTATTCGAGTTGATGAGGTTGATTTAATTTATAAAGATGAAACCAGCAAAATCAGCAAAATCGTCACGGAAGTAAAACGGATTCATGATGGAGGTAGACCTATTCTGATCGGAACGACCTCCATTGAACAATCTGAAAAAATTTCGGTTCAACTAGAGAAGGGGAAAATTAAACATCAAATCCTTAATGCAAAGACGGAAGAGGATGAAGCGGAAATCATCGCGAATGCCGGGCAAAAAAGTCAAGTGATGCTGGCTACGAACATGGCTGGGAGAGGAACGGATATAATACTTGGTAATGATGTCAAGGAATTGGGCGGCCTTCATATTATCGGTACGGAGCGACACGAGAGCCATCGAATCGATATGCAGCTAAGAGGACGTTCCGGCCGGCAGGGCGATCCTGGTTCAACACAATTCATCATTTCTTTGGAAGATGATTTGTTTGATTACTATGATGAAGAAGAAATCGAACGTTATATCAAGAAAATCAAAACGGATGAAAATGGATTGGTGCTGGGCCCTGCTCCTGATAAATTCGTTAAAAGGGTTCAGGAAACGGTTGAGCAGATGCATCAATCAAGCCGTTACCATTTATTAAAGTTAGAACATGCATTAAATGAGCAGAGTAAAATCATCTATGCAATGAGAGATAGGATTCTTGATATGGAGCCTGGACGGATGTCGACCATTTTACTTGAATATATCGAAAAATACATTACTCGGCTCACAGCGAAATATTTCCCTGAACATATAGTGGAACCTGATCCCTCTGCCTTTATTGAAGAGCTTTCCCTTGTTTTCATGACGTTGGGTTGGCAGGCAAGTGATTTGCAGGATTTAGAAGGTCATATAGTTGAAGGAAATGCGTTGGACGCTTTAGGTGAATTGGAATCGAGACTGGTGATCTTTCAAGACGATGTGGAATGGGGAAACCAGTTGCGCGCTTTCATGCTGCAGCACATTGATACAAGTTGGATGAACCATTTAGATGAAATGAACAGTGTGAAGGAAGGCATTGGTTTAAGCGGATATGGTCAGCAGGACCCATATACGGTGTTTGAAAGGATCGCTCTCAATCAATTCAACCTTCTATTAAGTAAAATTGAGTCAGAGATAAGCATCCGTTTTATGGAATATATGAAAAGCAATCAGGAAGATGCAGCTGCTTTGGAGGGTGAGGAACGATGA
- a CDS encoding SLAP domain-containing protein — MSLYGKRDNAASDVHELLDQDDTVHTALMFHKEWETSKQEEYVYKFHHQRLPALKPNQISISGIKLTRVEDDVIIVAFLRNSLEKAVMFDIVDLLLVDGDGKFLAKKAFDLKELGEIPALSSMPWRFLFEEGDILAESIPDQGWKIAFEWKRK; from the coding sequence ATGAGTTTATATGGAAAAAGGGATAATGCAGCTTCAGATGTACATGAGTTACTAGATCAGGATGACACCGTTCATACTGCCCTGATGTTTCACAAGGAGTGGGAAACTTCCAAGCAAGAGGAATATGTATATAAATTCCATCATCAAAGGCTGCCTGCATTAAAACCGAACCAAATTTCCATATCCGGCATCAAGCTGACTAGGGTGGAAGACGATGTAATCATAGTGGCTTTTCTACGAAATTCATTAGAGAAAGCTGTCATGTTTGATATCGTGGATTTACTGTTAGTGGATGGAGATGGAAAATTTCTCGCGAAAAAGGCATTCGATCTTAAAGAGCTTGGTGAGATTCCGGCACTTTCAAGCATGCCATGGCGTTTCTTATTCGAGGAAGGTGATATATTGGCGGAATCGATTCCTGACCAAGGTTGGAAGATTGCTTTTGAATGGAAGAGAAAGTAG
- a CDS encoding CDP-glycerol glycerophosphotransferase family protein: MAKEFAIGIYLFCFKVLFSIFKLFPLYDKTTFVTSFGDNCQYIADEMDKQDISVQKVFLMKSSSSIQVKDDGKTIVLPFESKNIMPMIRSIYHLATSKWIIIDNYFGFLSAIAFKKEVTCVQVWHAAGAVKQFGAKDPSIQNRSAGARKRFLDVYNKFDYVTAGSERMAEIYQESFQLPASHILRTGIPRTDFFFNDESKRTARNALLAKFPELEHKKIILYAPTFRDDGLNNGEIALDLELLYKELQGENYALLLKLHPAVKAEHDLQDKFPGFIYPVNSEFHVNQLLISTNLLITDYSSIPFEFSFLGRPMIFFAYDLDKYVQERGFWEDYSSSMPGPVVSTTEELLKEIRTADHSLMKIASFNQKWNEYSKGNSSRNLVDFLFK; encoded by the coding sequence ATGGCTAAAGAATTCGCGATAGGGATTTATCTTTTTTGTTTCAAAGTTTTATTCTCTATCTTTAAACTTTTCCCTTTATATGACAAAACGACCTTTGTCACATCATTCGGGGACAATTGCCAATATATCGCAGATGAAATGGACAAGCAGGACATTTCCGTTCAAAAAGTATTTTTAATGAAATCAAGCAGTTCTATACAAGTTAAGGACGATGGGAAAACCATCGTCCTTCCGTTTGAATCAAAGAATATCATGCCCATGATCCGATCGATTTATCATCTGGCTACATCAAAATGGATTATCATCGATAATTATTTTGGCTTTCTTTCTGCTATTGCATTCAAAAAGGAAGTGACATGTGTCCAAGTGTGGCATGCGGCCGGTGCAGTAAAGCAATTCGGGGCAAAAGACCCTTCCATTCAAAACCGTTCAGCCGGTGCAAGGAAAAGATTTTTAGATGTATATAATAAATTCGATTATGTTACGGCAGGTTCAGAGAGAATGGCCGAGATTTATCAAGAAAGTTTTCAACTACCGGCTTCCCATATCCTAAGGACCGGGATACCTCGGACCGATTTCTTTTTTAATGATGAATCAAAAAGAACTGCCCGTAATGCTTTGCTGGCCAAGTTTCCAGAACTTGAGCATAAGAAAATCATTTTATATGCCCCTACATTTCGTGATGACGGCTTGAACAACGGAGAGATTGCACTTGATTTGGAATTGCTCTACAAGGAACTTCAGGGCGAAAATTATGCGTTATTACTAAAACTGCATCCCGCTGTAAAAGCAGAGCATGATTTACAAGATAAATTCCCGGGGTTCATTTACCCTGTCAATAGTGAATTTCACGTTAATCAGCTGCTGATCAGTACAAATCTTTTAATAACCGATTATTCTTCGATTCCATTTGAATTCTCTTTTTTGGGAAGACCCATGATATTCTTTGCATATGACTTAGATAAGTATGTGCAGGAACGGGGATTCTGGGAGGATTACTCTTCTTCCATGCCCGGACCCGTGGTATCTACCACAGAAGAGCTCTTAAAGGAAATCCGTACCGCCGATCATTCATTAATGAAGATCGCTTCCTTTAACCAAAAATGGAATGAATACTCTAAGGGAAATTCAAGCAGGAATTTAGTTGATTTCCTTTTTAAATAA
- a CDS encoding LTA synthase family protein encodes MKNNLNQRLKERLFEILSFSIVAILFIYTNDRMGNDLSIGIITIIIGVAGFIVYLKEIIPNRIVKGIIFSVFLLSIMVFFLGDIWFYRYYSTPITSYMWMQKSNLNGLGESIFSMMEMKDAIFLLIGIPIAESFVKKKYPLKHMALVPAVIFLLIAGLKPVKNIFIDKVDITRRYEANTFLRNWGPIGHHALDTYAYFSDSGRHGMSSEEKKDVSDYFNKKKRKENAHSGSLEGKNLIIIQVESLQAFPLFQSSAGQEVTPFMNELAKGGLYFPRVYPQTVFGNSSDGELIVNTGLFPLKQGATFFRFPYNDFPGLAKELKKSDYQSFAFHGDEEDFWNRQHAYPSLGFDDYLSIEDMQQDEMISMGLGDRSFFNQSYDFLKDKPNPYYAFFVTLTSHVPFSLPTEQITLKPEVGKENSYLTKYFEAIHYTDSAIGDFVKKLKDDGKLKDSVIVIYGDHDGLFLKDKHEVEAYYGSKISDEEWIEKYMPIPVIIYQEDMEGRTIDKVAGQIDILPTLYDLFNIKSSSYFGESMLNGEEGDALILKGDYGSQMKINGEGKVDGFSPVDQKEIDLSDQVIRSDYFKQMKD; translated from the coding sequence ATGAAGAATAACCTGAATCAACGATTGAAGGAGAGGCTATTTGAGATATTGTCATTTTCAATCGTGGCCATACTTTTCATTTATACGAATGATAGGATGGGTAATGATCTTTCTATTGGGATAATTACGATAATCATCGGTGTTGCCGGTTTTATTGTTTATCTGAAGGAAATAATACCGAATCGGATCGTAAAGGGCATCATTTTTTCAGTTTTCCTTCTTTCGATCATGGTCTTTTTCCTTGGGGACATCTGGTTTTATCGCTATTATTCGACACCTATAACCTCCTATATGTGGATGCAAAAAAGCAATCTGAATGGGCTTGGTGAAAGTATATTCAGTATGATGGAAATGAAGGATGCAATCTTTCTGCTGATAGGAATTCCAATTGCTGAGTCATTTGTGAAGAAAAAATACCCCCTCAAGCATATGGCACTTGTGCCTGCCGTAATATTCCTGTTGATAGCAGGATTAAAGCCGGTCAAGAATATCTTTATCGACAAAGTAGATATAACTCGGCGTTATGAGGCGAATACCTTCTTGCGAAACTGGGGCCCAATCGGTCATCACGCATTGGATACGTATGCCTATTTTTCTGACTCGGGAAGGCATGGAATGTCTTCGGAAGAAAAGAAGGACGTTTCTGATTACTTCAATAAAAAGAAAAGAAAGGAAAATGCCCATTCAGGCTCGTTGGAGGGGAAGAATCTCATTATCATCCAGGTAGAATCTTTACAGGCGTTTCCGCTATTTCAAAGCAGTGCCGGGCAGGAGGTCACGCCATTCATGAATGAACTGGCGAAAGGGGGGTTGTACTTCCCCCGTGTATATCCACAGACGGTATTTGGAAATTCATCTGACGGAGAGCTTATTGTGAATACTGGACTATTTCCTTTAAAGCAGGGCGCGACCTTTTTTCGATTCCCTTATAATGATTTTCCGGGTCTTGCTAAGGAATTAAAGAAGTCGGATTATCAAAGCTTTGCTTTCCACGGAGATGAAGAAGACTTTTGGAATAGGCAGCATGCATATCCCTCGCTAGGGTTTGATGATTATCTTTCCATAGAGGATATGCAGCAGGATGAGATGATTTCGATGGGCTTGGGAGACCGCAGTTTCTTCAATCAAAGCTATGATTTCTTAAAAGATAAACCAAATCCCTATTACGCTTTTTTCGTTACTTTGACCAGCCATGTACCTTTTTCATTACCGACGGAACAGATAACATTGAAGCCTGAAGTTGGAAAAGAGAACAGTTACCTGACTAAATATTTTGAAGCAATTCATTATACAGATTCAGCCATCGGGGATTTTGTAAAGAAGTTGAAGGATGACGGGAAATTGAAAGACAGCGTGATTGTCATTTACGGAGATCATGATGGGCTATTTTTAAAAGATAAACACGAGGTTGAAGCGTATTACGGCAGTAAAATTAGCGATGAAGAGTGGATTGAAAAATATATGCCCATTCCCGTGATCATTTATCAGGAGGATATGGAAGGAAGAACGATTGATAAGGTAGCAGGCCAAATCGATATTCTACCAACTCTATATGATTTGTTCAATATTAAGAGTTCTTCATACTTTGGAGAGAGCATGCTAAATGGCGAAGAAGGCGATGCTTTGATATTAAAAGGGGATTATGGTTCTCAAATGAAAATAAATGGGGAAGGCAAGGTCGATGGATTTTCACCAGTAGACCAAAAGGAGATTGATCTGAGTGATCAAGTGATACGTTCCGATTACTTTAAACAAATGAAGGATTGA
- a CDS encoding LysM peptidoglycan-binding domain-containing protein — protein sequence MKKSVVAFSTLAILSSTFVSPALAGTYTVKSGDNLSKIAQKHNTTVKDLKQLNNLKSDFLRINQKLTTPNSKTTSNASSVSVKKTKKTTYTIVSGDTLTRIANKHNLTLAELMKMNNLKSDRIYAGAKLIVSKSTTTTTIDLPGSSKPSNVTQTPANSSTYIVVKGDSLSKISRKTNLTVAQLKSTNSLTSDLIRVGQKLKLSKSASTAPADKNDDGKVEAPSSGNKVAKLVSEAKKLIGTPYSWAGASPSGFDCSGFIYYTFKKAGYEVPRLSSSTYYDMGKKVTSPKSGDLIFFATGSNKAVVSHMGIYLGGGEFIHASSSKGVTISTTSNSYFKSKIIGYRSL from the coding sequence GTGAAAAAAAGTGTTGTCGCATTTTCGACATTAGCCATTTTATCTTCGACTTTTGTTTCTCCTGCCCTTGCCGGTACATATACAGTCAAAAGCGGTGATAACTTAAGTAAAATCGCCCAGAAGCATAATACGACGGTAAAAGACTTAAAACAGCTTAATAACTTAAAATCAGACTTTTTGAGAATCAATCAAAAATTAACTACACCCAACTCCAAAACAACATCAAATGCTTCTTCAGTTTCCGTGAAAAAAACAAAGAAAACCACATATACCATTGTTTCAGGTGATACCTTAACCAGGATAGCAAACAAGCATAACCTTACACTTGCTGAATTGATGAAAATGAATAACTTAAAATCCGATAGAATTTATGCAGGCGCCAAACTTATCGTATCCAAATCAACCACCACCACTACCATTGATTTACCCGGCAGCTCCAAACCATCAAATGTTACACAGACCCCAGCCAATTCGTCTACATACATTGTGGTAAAAGGTGACTCTCTTTCCAAGATATCTAGAAAAACCAACTTGACTGTAGCCCAGCTTAAATCAACCAACTCGTTAACGTCCGATTTAATCAGAGTGGGTCAAAAACTAAAATTAAGTAAATCGGCAAGCACTGCCCCTGCAGATAAAAACGATGATGGAAAAGTGGAAGCCCCAAGTTCGGGGAACAAAGTGGCCAAGCTCGTTTCCGAAGCAAAGAAATTAATTGGTACACCTTATTCGTGGGCGGGTGCCTCCCCATCAGGTTTCGATTGCAGCGGATTTATTTACTATACGTTCAAGAAGGCTGGGTATGAAGTGCCGAGGCTTTCATCTTCCACATATTATGATATGGGTAAAAAAGTTACTTCACCAAAAAGCGGCGATCTTATCTTCTTTGCGACAGGTTCCAATAAAGCAGTGGTAAGCCATATGGGAATCTACTTGGGCGGCGGGGAATTTATTCATGCCTCATCAAGTAAGGGAGTAACAATCAGTACTACTTCAAACTCTTATTTCAAAAGTAAAATCATCGGTTATAGAAGTTTATAA